The proteins below are encoded in one region of Bremerella sp. P1:
- a CDS encoding DUF480 domain-containing protein, whose amino-acid sequence MSEDMQTPEPAWRPLSKIQRRVLGVLIEKAKTTPDAYPMSLNGLTTGSNQKSNRDPQLSLESWEVEEAIEQLRDMGAVAEVHGDGRVVKFRHYAKDWLGCDGNELAVMAELLLRGAQTVGELRGRAARMGKIPDMGSLQPILDDLQRKKLVIPLTPKGRGQIVTHGLFSEKELTEQRNQHGGGRVVESPVEPPDATSIAQPVQRPVNPEPTSPPPAAAAASPSSNNSEIAQLREEVAALKAELERVKKDVEDLWSSMT is encoded by the coding sequence ATGTCTGAAGATATGCAAACCCCTGAGCCAGCCTGGCGTCCCCTTTCCAAGATCCAGCGTCGCGTGCTCGGCGTGTTGATCGAGAAGGCCAAGACGACGCCGGACGCTTACCCGATGTCGCTTAACGGCCTGACGACCGGTAGCAATCAGAAGAGCAATCGCGATCCTCAGCTGAGCTTGGAAAGCTGGGAAGTCGAAGAAGCCATCGAGCAGCTGCGCGATATGGGTGCGGTTGCCGAAGTGCACGGAGACGGTCGCGTCGTCAAGTTTCGGCACTATGCCAAGGATTGGCTCGGCTGTGATGGCAACGAGCTGGCTGTGATGGCCGAACTGCTACTGCGTGGCGCTCAAACCGTGGGCGAGCTTCGCGGTCGGGCAGCTCGCATGGGCAAGATTCCGGACATGGGCTCGCTGCAGCCGATCCTGGATGATCTACAGCGCAAAAAACTGGTCATTCCGCTGACCCCCAAAGGCCGAGGGCAAATCGTTACGCACGGACTCTTCTCGGAAAAGGAACTGACCGAACAGCGTAATCAGCATGGTGGCGGCCGTGTCGTCGAATCCCCTGTCGAACCACCGGATGCGACCTCCATTGCCCAACCGGTCCAGCGCCCGGTGAACCCGGAGCCAACGTCGCCTCCGCCAGCGGCTGCGGCGGCATCTCCCTCTTCTAACAACTCGGAGATCGCTCAGCTGCGCGAGGAAGTAGCCGCCCTGAAAGCGGAACTCGAGCGGGTCAAGAAAGACGTGGAAGACCTGTGGTCGAGCATGACCTGA
- a CDS encoding vWA domain-containing protein has protein sequence MPRRMNTLNNAALGWISATLMGVVLLAGCGENVKFRNPLAKKEPVKQAAPAAKPAAQPKAAAKPVQTKEAQARNTMIRTTSLRGGGASRFGSGKTVGANSSVEENVERLRTEIASSIDFSPTMIVWIVDSTLSASELRGSWAGAAKKLYTDFQTNGLPGGKSAEALSTAIVSFGEKTEFVLEQPTTDFGEVIGKLGSIQTDNSGKEATFATIGQVFDKYGPIKQQQARELMVVVVTDEAGDDWQQVDAVVEKANSTGVRVYAIGVPAPMGRMMAGVAPQESRTDGMPAMLQGPETRYSQRVDMKFNSGGFGGDDVDSGYGPFGLNFLAYQTRGSFLVSRLRSSPWPGSAIRFDDEVMRKYPPQFLTDAQYQAKLSENKALAALHQAASQGQVEAMTYPASQFVVEDEARLKNALDGAQRIAARLEPMINAIYEPLAEGEKDRDKITDKRWQASYDLALGRAAAVKARVDGYNQMLAILKGGRKFEDPSHDTWNLEPADTLEEAGSRLEKTRLQAKEYLERVIKDHPDTPWAYFAEKELETPIGWKWVEY, from the coding sequence ATGCCTCGCCGAATGAATACTTTGAATAACGCCGCATTGGGATGGATCTCCGCGACGCTGATGGGCGTGGTGTTGTTGGCTGGTTGTGGTGAAAACGTCAAGTTTCGCAATCCACTGGCAAAGAAAGAGCCGGTCAAGCAGGCAGCTCCTGCGGCCAAGCCGGCTGCTCAGCCGAAAGCCGCCGCGAAACCGGTTCAGACGAAGGAAGCCCAGGCACGAAATACGATGATCCGCACGACCTCGCTGCGAGGTGGCGGTGCCAGCCGATTTGGCAGTGGCAAAACGGTGGGAGCCAATTCAAGCGTGGAAGAGAACGTCGAACGCTTGCGGACCGAAATTGCCAGCAGCATCGACTTCTCTCCAACGATGATCGTCTGGATTGTTGACTCGACCCTCAGCGCTTCCGAGTTGCGGGGATCTTGGGCAGGTGCGGCGAAGAAACTATACACCGACTTTCAAACCAATGGCCTTCCCGGTGGCAAGTCGGCCGAGGCGCTTTCGACGGCGATTGTCAGCTTTGGCGAGAAGACCGAATTCGTACTCGAACAGCCCACCACCGACTTTGGTGAAGTGATCGGCAAGCTTGGATCGATTCAGACCGACAACTCAGGCAAAGAAGCCACCTTCGCCACGATCGGCCAGGTCTTCGATAAGTATGGCCCCATCAAGCAGCAGCAAGCTCGCGAGCTGATGGTGGTCGTGGTTACCGACGAGGCCGGCGATGACTGGCAGCAGGTCGACGCCGTGGTCGAAAAGGCGAACTCAACCGGCGTACGCGTTTATGCGATTGGTGTGCCGGCCCCGATGGGACGCATGATGGCAGGCGTCGCTCCGCAGGAATCGCGTACCGATGGTATGCCTGCAATGTTGCAAGGCCCAGAGACTCGCTACTCGCAGCGGGTTGATATGAAGTTCAACAGCGGCGGTTTTGGTGGCGACGACGTCGACAGCGGTTACGGTCCTTTCGGCTTGAACTTCCTGGCCTATCAAACGCGTGGATCGTTTCTCGTGTCGCGGCTCCGTTCGTCTCCTTGGCCTGGCAGCGCCATTCGGTTTGATGATGAGGTGATGCGAAAGTATCCACCGCAGTTCCTGACCGATGCCCAGTATCAAGCCAAGCTGTCCGAGAACAAAGCCCTCGCGGCATTGCATCAAGCGGCGTCGCAAGGTCAGGTCGAAGCGATGACCTATCCAGCTTCTCAGTTTGTGGTGGAAGACGAAGCCCGACTGAAGAATGCTTTGGATGGCGCCCAGAGAATCGCGGCTCGCTTGGAACCAATGATCAATGCCATCTACGAGCCATTGGCCGAAGGGGAGAAGGATCGCGACAAGATCACCGACAAGCGTTGGCAGGCCAGCTACGATCTGGCTCTTGGTCGTGCTGCCGCGGTAAAGGCTCGCGTCGATGGTTACAACCAGATGCTCGCGATCTTGAAGGGGGGGCGAAAGTTCGAGGATCCTTCGCACGACACGTGGAACCTGGAGCCTGCTGATACGCTGGAAGAAGCCGGTAGCCGACTGGAAAAGACACGGCTTCAGGCCAAGGAGTATTTGGAGCGTGTCATCAAGGATCATCCCGACACGCCATGGGCCTACTTCGCCGAGAAAGAGCTCGAGACGCCCATCGGCTGGAAGTGGGTCGAATACTAG
- a CDS encoding type 1 glutamine amidotransferase domain-containing protein — translation MPSEQTLTGKRVLIFVGDIYEDLELWYPHLRLKEAGAETVLAGLAAGETYAGKHTYPAKADVAIADVDPSTFDGVVCPGGFMPDKLRREEKVKSLIRHFHEKGQLVSAICHGGWLLASAGICRGTRQTGSPGIKDDMIHAGVTWEDAEVVVDGHIVTSRRPDDLPAFCRALIDVLEKQA, via the coding sequence ATGCCCTCTGAGCAAACCCTCACCGGAAAACGGGTTCTGATCTTCGTAGGTGATATCTACGAAGATCTGGAACTCTGGTATCCCCACCTTCGTTTGAAAGAGGCCGGTGCCGAAACCGTTCTGGCCGGTCTTGCCGCAGGCGAAACGTACGCCGGCAAGCACACCTATCCCGCGAAAGCGGATGTCGCGATCGCCGATGTCGATCCCAGCACGTTCGATGGCGTGGTTTGCCCCGGCGGCTTCATGCCGGATAAGCTGCGACGCGAAGAAAAAGTGAAATCGCTCATTCGGCATTTCCACGAGAAAGGCCAATTGGTTTCCGCCATTTGCCATGGAGGCTGGCTGCTGGCCTCGGCCGGCATCTGTCGCGGAACCCGACAAACGGGCTCGCCGGGTATCAAAGACGACATGATCCATGCTGGCGTTACCTGGGAAGATGCCGAAGTTGTCGTGGATGGACATATCGTTACCAGCCGCCGCCCTGATGATCTACCTGCGTTCTGCCGGGCACTGATAGACGTGCTGGAGAAACAAGCCTGA
- a CDS encoding VOC family protein, whose product MPLAHLTIATQDSATTAKFFQEIFDWDEVHRPANVDLTTYWLDIGQGQQVHVLQVDDFEVSPFEKEFGRHFAFLFPAAQLVTIRERLAERDVEVIPPIRPTPFERFFFQDPNGYMFEVIDQDKFIQET is encoded by the coding sequence ATGCCGCTCGCTCACCTCACCATCGCCACACAAGATTCCGCTACGACGGCGAAGTTCTTCCAAGAGATCTTCGACTGGGACGAAGTTCATCGCCCGGCCAATGTCGACCTGACGACCTATTGGCTCGACATCGGCCAAGGACAACAAGTCCACGTGCTGCAAGTTGATGACTTCGAGGTGTCGCCATTCGAGAAAGAATTCGGCCGCCATTTCGCCTTTTTGTTTCCCGCGGCACAGCTGGTGACCATCCGCGAGCGACTCGCCGAAAGAGACGTGGAGGTCATTCCACCGATTCGCCCAACGCCGTTTGAGCGATTCTTTTTCCAGGACCCCAACGGGTACATGTTCGAAGTGATTGATCAGGATAAGTTCATCCAAGAGACATAA
- a CDS encoding ArnT family glycosyltransferase has translation MEATDCQHVHGWTTLQKSIFAALLIGTFFFQLALMREGHDWGGDFAQYLSHARNLATGHNYADTGYVYNPDAAVIGPRAYPPIFPLFLAPIYAIFGTNYTAFRVAMIVLFVATVAIATMLFARRLSATASLCFAGLLGVCPAFWDFNQGILSEHLFMLWWLLTFLVYERYRGDPQQPSERIGPALLTGLLIYLAVGTRTVGIVLPPALLLTEAILYRRLTRFTAISITAAIVFYAIHKFVLPVGGSGYTDQLAEINVHSITVNLLKDSVSLVYIWKNGYFKPFTAVTGLFLVLIGLAGFYKESWPKPQLLAVASVSYFLLIVIWPGANGIRMTWPLLPGLLFWILYALENLSPSTRQQKIFLTGFVVFTLACYASKYSSSEFGLLPGPETPAAQELFAEVRRNVPPEEVCLFFKPRVLAFYTGRSSIGYPIQLTPESLDRTLEIAPVDVVITESQQLPELEGLLEHDGFQVDWSNNDFQLWRKRDTP, from the coding sequence GTGGAAGCAACGGATTGCCAACATGTTCACGGATGGACAACGCTGCAGAAAAGCATCTTCGCAGCCCTGTTGATCGGCACGTTTTTCTTTCAACTTGCTTTGATGCGCGAAGGACACGATTGGGGCGGTGACTTCGCCCAGTACCTAAGCCACGCTCGCAATCTGGCCACGGGGCACAACTACGCAGACACTGGCTACGTCTACAACCCTGATGCGGCCGTCATCGGACCGCGAGCCTACCCACCCATCTTCCCCCTGTTTCTCGCGCCGATTTATGCGATCTTTGGCACGAACTACACGGCGTTTCGTGTGGCGATGATTGTGTTGTTTGTGGCGACCGTGGCTATTGCCACGATGCTCTTTGCGCGGCGACTGTCGGCTACGGCGTCCCTTTGCTTTGCCGGCTTGCTGGGTGTCTGCCCAGCTTTCTGGGACTTTAACCAGGGCATCCTATCCGAACACCTCTTCATGCTGTGGTGGCTGCTGACGTTCCTGGTCTACGAACGCTACCGAGGAGATCCGCAGCAACCATCTGAGCGCATCGGCCCGGCTCTCCTGACAGGCCTGCTGATCTATCTTGCCGTGGGAACGCGGACCGTGGGAATTGTCCTTCCCCCTGCCCTGCTGCTGACCGAAGCCATTCTTTACCGTCGCCTGACACGATTCACCGCGATCAGCATCACGGCAGCGATTGTCTTCTACGCGATCCATAAGTTCGTGCTGCCTGTCGGCGGCTCAGGCTACACCGATCAGCTTGCCGAGATCAACGTTCATTCCATTACTGTGAACCTACTCAAGGACTCGGTCTCGCTTGTTTACATCTGGAAGAATGGCTATTTCAAACCGTTCACCGCAGTGACCGGGCTTTTCCTCGTGCTCATCGGTCTCGCAGGTTTCTACAAAGAAAGCTGGCCCAAGCCGCAACTCTTGGCAGTTGCGAGCGTGTCCTATTTTCTACTGATCGTTATCTGGCCCGGGGCGAATGGCATTCGCATGACCTGGCCCCTGCTCCCAGGCCTTTTGTTTTGGATTCTTTATGCCCTGGAAAACCTTTCGCCGTCGACACGCCAGCAAAAGATCTTCCTGACAGGCTTCGTTGTCTTCACGTTGGCATGCTATGCCAGCAAATACAGTTCTTCCGAGTTCGGACTCCTTCCCGGCCCCGAGACTCCAGCCGCGCAAGAGTTGTTTGCGGAAGTCCGGCGCAACGTCCCGCCGGAAGAAGTGTGCCTGTTTTTCAAACCGCGTGTGCTGGCCTTCTACACCGGTCGCAGTTCGATTGGTTATCCCATCCAGTTGACGCCTGAGTCACTCGATCGCACGCTGGAAATAGCTCCGGTCGATGTCGTCATCACCGAGAGCCAACAACTGCCGGAACTTGAGGGACTACTCGAGCACGATGGCTTCCAGGTCGACTGGTCGAATAACGACTTCCAGCTCTGGCGAAAAAGAGACACGCCTTAG